From a single Solanum dulcamara chromosome 4, daSolDulc1.2, whole genome shotgun sequence genomic region:
- the LOC129885167 gene encoding deoxypodophyllotoxin synthase-like: MASTKVKVPTIDFCNHEELKPNTPLWESTKIQVLEAFQKFGCFEAIYDKVPNKIIEAMFDTSKEIFEFPLVSKLKEYREKPYHIYEGQIPHVPFYDSVGTVDFLLPNSVETLANTIWPHGNPNYCNVAKSYYMPLMELDEMVKRMILESLGLKNYIDEFLEPNFYLMRFTNYKAIKGEDGTKPGLSSHTDGCCMTIIKQNQIGLQVLNNKNGEWIELNNTSPNSYVVLSADAFMAWTNGRLQSVVHRVKMTGDRDRFSIQLFSSPRPDHLMEVPKELVDEEHPLLFKSFKMLEYFEYVMLGAKNGVGLKNYCGL, encoded by the exons ATGGCATCTACTAAAGTTAAAGTTCCCACCATAGATTTTTGCAATCATGAAGAGCTAAAGCCAAACACACCACTATGGGAATCCACAAAAATTCAAGTTCTTGAAGCCTTTCAAAAATTTGGTTGTTTTGAAGCAatatatgataaagttccaAATAAAATTATAGAGGCCATGTTTGatacttcaaaagaaatttttgaATTTCCATTGGTGTCAAAATTGAAAGAATATAGAGAGAAACCTTATCATATTTATGAAGGACAAATTCCACATGTACCATTTTATGATAGTGTTGGCACTGTTGATTTTCTCCTCCCAAATAGTGTTGAAACTTTAGCTAATACCATATGGCCTCATGGAAACCCTAACTATTG CAATGTGGCAAAATCCTACTACATGCCACTTATGGAATTGGATGAAATGGTGAAAAGGATGATTTTGGAGAGTCTTGGACTAAAAAATTACATTGATGAATttttggagcctaatttttaCTTGATGAGATTTACAAATTataaggcaattaaaggtgAAGATGGAACTAAACCAGGTTTAAGTTCCCACACAGATGGTTGTTGCATGACTATAATTAAACAAAATCAAATTGGATTGCAAGTTCTCAACAACAAAAATGGAGAGTGGATTGAGCTCAATAATACTTCACCAAATTCCTATGTTGTTTTATCTGCTGATGCTTTCATG GCATGGACAAATGGTAGATTGCAATCTGTTGTCCACAGGGTAAAAATGACAGGAGACAGAGATAGATTCTCtattcaattattttcatcaCCAAGACCAGATCACCTTATGGAGGTCCCAAAAGAATTGGTGGATGAAGAACACCCTTTACTCTTCAAGTCTTTTAAAATGCTTGAATATTTTGAATATGTTATGTTAGGTGCTAAAAATGGAGTTGGTCTCAAGAATTATTGTGGTCTTTAA
- the LOC129887778 gene encoding pentatricopeptide repeat-containing protein At5g48730, chloroplastic isoform X2 → MASLFGPLNPIPPQSVGSQRSDPLTHRKVTVPGSKPMKPNSSSSSMEVEKVKEKKEAKERKEETNKKIASQKAVSIILRREATKAVIEYKKKKGNSKKLLPRTVLEALHERITALRWESALKVFELLQEQLWYRPNVGIYIKLIVMLGKCKEPEKAQSLFEMMVEEGCVMNQEAYTALLSAYSRSGHFHEAFSILEEMKNIPNCLPDVFTYTILIKSCLQVYDFDKVQILLSDMECMGIKPNTVTYNTLIDSYGKAKRFKEMESTLVEMLRRRDCKPDVWTMNSTLRAFGGSGQIEMMEKCYEKFQSAGIEPSIKTFNILLDSYGKTENYEKMGAVMEFMQKYHFSWTIVTYNIVIDAFGRAGDLKQMEFLFRLMQSERIKPNCVTLCSLVRAYGKAVDAYGMMGCFTELKGVLEMMERSGCKPDKITYRSMIKAYSVNGMTSKAAELRNLLASLEKAR, encoded by the exons ATGGCGTCCCTCTTCGGACCGTTGAATCCAATTCCTCCACAATCAGTCGGGTCACAAAGATCCGACCCATTAACCCACCGGAAAGTTACTGTACCCGGATCCAAACCCATGAAAccgaattcttcttcttcttcaatggAGGTTGAGAAggtgaaggagaagaaggaagcaaaggaaaggaaagaggAAACGAACAAAAAGATAGCTTCACAGAAAGCGGTATCGATTATTCTTCGAAGAGAAGCTACTAAAGCAGTGATTGAgtataagaagaagaaagggaatTCGAAGAAACTATTGCCTCGTACTGTTCTTGAAGCTCTTCATGAACGTATTACTGCTTTGCGTTGGGAATCTGCTCTTAAG GTCTTTGAACTCCTCCAGGAGCAGTTGTGGTACAGGCCCAATGTGggtatttatatcaaattaattgtCATGCTTGGGAAATGTAAGGAACCTGAGAAGGCTCAATCTTTATTCGAGATGATGGTGGAGGAAGGCTGTGTCATGAATCAAGAAGCTTACACTGCTCTTTTGTCCGCCTATAGCCGCAGTGGTCACTTTCATGAAGCTTTTTCTATCCTGGAAGAGATGAAGAACATTCCAAACTGCCTCCCTGATGTATTCACATATACCATCCTGATAAAGTCCTGCCTGCAGGTTTATGACTTTGACAAAGTGCAAATTCTGCTTTCCGACATGGAATGTATGGGGATTAAGCCCAATACAGTAACATATAATACTCTCATTGATTCCTATGGCAAAGCGAAAAG GTTTAAAGAGATGGAATCCACACTTGTCGAAATGCTGCGGCGAAGAGACTGCAAGCCAGATGTGTGGACCATGAACTCAACATTGAGAGCATTTGGTGGCAGTGGGCAAATAGAAATGATGGAAAAATGCTATGAGAAGTTTCAGAGTGCTGGAATTGAACCTAGTATCAAGACATTCAACATACTCTTAGATTCATACGGGAAAACAGAAAATTACGAGAAAATGGGTGCTGTGATGGAGTTTATGCAGAAATACCACTTTTCATGGACCATTGTTACTTACAATATCGTAATAGATGCATTTGGAAGGGCTGGAGATTTAAAGCAGATGGAATTTCTTTTTCGGCTGATGCAGTCTGAGAGGATAAAACCAAACTGTGTTACTCTTTGTTCTCTTGTTAGAGCTTATGGGAAAGCTG TGGATGCATATGGGATGATGGGATGCTTCACAGAGTTGAAAGGGGTGCTCGAGATGATGGAACGGAGTGGATGTAAGCCAGATAAGATAACATACAGAAGTATGATTAAAGCATATTCAGTAAATGGAATGACTAGCAAAGCAGCAGAGCTCCGAAACCTACTTGCCTCATTGGAGAAGGCGCGATAG
- the LOC129887778 gene encoding pentatricopeptide repeat-containing protein At5g48730, chloroplastic isoform X1 has translation MASLFGPLNPIPPQSVGSQRSDPLTHRKVTVPGSKPMKPNSSSSSMEVEKVKEKKEAKERKEETNKKIASQKAVSIILRREATKAVIEYKKKKGNSKKLLPRTVLEALHERITALRWESALKVFELLQEQLWYRPNVGIYIKLIVMLGKCKEPEKAQSLFEMMVEEGCVMNQEAYTALLSAYSRSGHFHEAFSILEEMKNIPNCLPDVFTYTILIKSCLQVYDFDKVQILLSDMECMGIKPNTVTYNTLIDSYGKAKRFKEMESTLVEMLRRRDCKPDVWTMNSTLRAFGGSGQIEMMEKCYEKFQSAGIEPSIKTFNILLDSYGKTENYEKMGAVMEFMQKYHFSWTIVTYNIVIDAFGRAGDLKQMEFLFRLMQSERIKPNCVTLCSLVRAYGKAGKAEKLGAVLRFIENSDVALDTVFFNCLVDAYGMMGCFTELKGVLEMMERSGCKPDKITYRSMIKAYSVNGMTSKAAELRNLLASLEKAR, from the exons ATGGCGTCCCTCTTCGGACCGTTGAATCCAATTCCTCCACAATCAGTCGGGTCACAAAGATCCGACCCATTAACCCACCGGAAAGTTACTGTACCCGGATCCAAACCCATGAAAccgaattcttcttcttcttcaatggAGGTTGAGAAggtgaaggagaagaaggaagcaaaggaaaggaaagaggAAACGAACAAAAAGATAGCTTCACAGAAAGCGGTATCGATTATTCTTCGAAGAGAAGCTACTAAAGCAGTGATTGAgtataagaagaagaaagggaatTCGAAGAAACTATTGCCTCGTACTGTTCTTGAAGCTCTTCATGAACGTATTACTGCTTTGCGTTGGGAATCTGCTCTTAAG GTCTTTGAACTCCTCCAGGAGCAGTTGTGGTACAGGCCCAATGTGggtatttatatcaaattaattgtCATGCTTGGGAAATGTAAGGAACCTGAGAAGGCTCAATCTTTATTCGAGATGATGGTGGAGGAAGGCTGTGTCATGAATCAAGAAGCTTACACTGCTCTTTTGTCCGCCTATAGCCGCAGTGGTCACTTTCATGAAGCTTTTTCTATCCTGGAAGAGATGAAGAACATTCCAAACTGCCTCCCTGATGTATTCACATATACCATCCTGATAAAGTCCTGCCTGCAGGTTTATGACTTTGACAAAGTGCAAATTCTGCTTTCCGACATGGAATGTATGGGGATTAAGCCCAATACAGTAACATATAATACTCTCATTGATTCCTATGGCAAAGCGAAAAG GTTTAAAGAGATGGAATCCACACTTGTCGAAATGCTGCGGCGAAGAGACTGCAAGCCAGATGTGTGGACCATGAACTCAACATTGAGAGCATTTGGTGGCAGTGGGCAAATAGAAATGATGGAAAAATGCTATGAGAAGTTTCAGAGTGCTGGAATTGAACCTAGTATCAAGACATTCAACATACTCTTAGATTCATACGGGAAAACAGAAAATTACGAGAAAATGGGTGCTGTGATGGAGTTTATGCAGAAATACCACTTTTCATGGACCATTGTTACTTACAATATCGTAATAGATGCATTTGGAAGGGCTGGAGATTTAAAGCAGATGGAATTTCTTTTTCGGCTGATGCAGTCTGAGAGGATAAAACCAAACTGTGTTACTCTTTGTTCTCTTGTTAGAGCTTATGGGAAAGCTGGTAAAGCTGAAAAACTTGGAGCTGTTTTGCGGTTTATTGAGAATTCTGATGTGGCACTTGACACCGTGTTTTTTAACTGCCTAGTGGATGCATATGGGATGATGGGATGCTTCACAGAGTTGAAAGGGGTGCTCGAGATGATGGAACGGAGTGGATGTAAGCCAGATAAGATAACATACAGAAGTATGATTAAAGCATATTCAGTAAATGGAATGACTAGCAAAGCAGCAGAGCTCCGAAACCTACTTGCCTCATTGGAGAAGGCGCGATAG